In the genome of Campylobacter concisus, one region contains:
- the tig gene encoding trigger factor, translating into MEIKTKALDSVNTLASTTISADAIKSSVEKLAKKAAKTMKVDGFRQGHVPVAIVLKRYEKELTNDAEQDVLRDVVDEAIKQAGKKNDDLIGEPIVSKFDRKDGKIDVELTVSFKPSVDVSGYESLIPEFSNPRVLKKDIDEKKTELLKMIAPLEKIDGKRGLKVGDFAKFDFEGFVDGVAFDGGKAENYVLEIGSNQFIPGFEDGMVGIKAGGEKDIEVKFPENYGAAHLAGKDAIFKVKLHEIQERKIPEKLDEEMLKTLLPNEEKPTEELLDERIKEQIRQEKIYKLINDELKPKFAEAAVEKFKFDVPKNIVEQEIDMQFRNAWSSFTPDDMKKFREDKDALSKKRDEFRKDAENSVRLTFIIDELARVRGVKVSDQEVVQAIYFEAYRSGQDPKAHLEMYRNQGMLPAIKMSMIEEKLFGELFNKEKDEKKVSKKEKAE; encoded by the coding sequence TGGAAATCAAAACAAAAGCTCTAGATAGCGTAAATACCTTAGCAAGCACGACTATAAGTGCAGATGCTATAAAATCTAGCGTAGAGAAACTAGCAAAAAAAGCAGCAAAAACTATGAAAGTAGATGGCTTTAGACAAGGTCATGTGCCAGTTGCTATTGTGCTAAAACGCTACGAGAAAGAGCTAACAAACGATGCTGAGCAAGATGTCTTAAGAGATGTTGTTGATGAGGCTATAAAACAAGCAGGCAAGAAAAATGATGATCTTATCGGCGAGCCTATCGTTTCAAAATTTGACAGAAAAGATGGCAAGATCGACGTTGAGCTAACAGTTTCATTTAAACCAAGTGTCGATGTGAGCGGCTATGAGAGTTTAATACCTGAGTTTTCAAATCCACGTGTTTTGAAAAAAGATATCGATGAGAAGAAAACTGAACTTTTAAAAATGATAGCTCCACTTGAAAAAATTGATGGCAAAAGAGGCCTAAAAGTAGGCGATTTTGCTAAATTTGACTTTGAAGGCTTTGTTGATGGCGTTGCATTTGATGGTGGCAAAGCTGAAAACTATGTGCTTGAGATCGGTTCAAATCAATTTATCCCAGGCTTTGAAGATGGTATGGTAGGTATAAAAGCTGGTGGCGAAAAAGATATCGAGGTTAAATTCCCAGAAAACTATGGCGCTGCACATTTAGCTGGCAAAGACGCTATCTTTAAAGTCAAACTTCATGAAATTCAAGAGAGAAAAATTCCTGAAAAACTAGATGAAGAGATGTTAAAAACTCTACTTCCAAATGAAGAAAAACCAACTGAAGAGTTACTTGATGAGCGTATAAAAGAGCAAATCCGCCAAGAGAAAATTTATAAACTTATAAATGATGAGCTTAAGCCAAAATTTGCTGAAGCTGCGGTTGAGAAATTTAAATTTGACGTGCCAAAAAATATTGTCGAGCAAGAGATCGATATGCAGTTTAGAAACGCATGGAGCTCATTTACTCCAGATGATATGAAAAAATTTAGAGAGGACAAAGATGCTCTTTCTAAAAAACGTGACGAGTTTAGAAAAGACGCTGAAAATAGTGTTCGTTTAACTTTTATCATCGATGAACTAGCTCGTGTAAGAGGCGTAAAAGTAAGCGATCAAGAGGTTGTTCAAGCGATCTATTTTGAGGCGTATAGAAGCGGTCAAGATCCAAAAGCACACCTTGAGATGTACCGCAACCAAGGCATGCTTCCAGCTATAAAGATGTCAATGATCGAAGAGAAGCTATTTGGCGAGCTCTTTAACAAAGAAAAAGACGAGAAAAAAGTAAGCAAAAAAGAGAAGGCTGAGTAA
- the def gene encoding peptide deformylase yields the protein MILEVLSYPNKKLYEVSKEVKIFDEELHKLLDDMYDTMIAKEGIGLAAIQIGVAKRIFIINLANDEGVQDKENLIEIINPKFELREGECVYQEGCLSVPGYYEDVKRNEVVAIKYQDRFGKEQSLKADGLLAIAIQHENDHLDGHLFIEKIGFNKRKKFDKEYKKQKKEKAS from the coding sequence TTGATCTTAGAGGTTTTATCTTATCCAAATAAAAAGCTTTATGAAGTCTCAAAAGAGGTTAAAATTTTTGACGAGGAACTTCACAAACTACTTGATGATATGTATGATACGATGATTGCAAAAGAAGGCATCGGCCTTGCTGCTATTCAGATAGGTGTTGCAAAAAGAATTTTTATTATAAATCTAGCCAATGACGAGGGCGTGCAAGATAAAGAAAATTTAATCGAGATCATAAATCCAAAGTTTGAGCTACGTGAGGGTGAGTGTGTCTATCAAGAGGGTTGCCTTAGCGTGCCTGGATATTATGAAGATGTAAAAAGAAATGAGGTTGTGGCTATCAAATATCAAGACCGCTTTGGCAAAGAGCAAAGCTTAAAGGCTGATGGGCTTTTAGCTATTGCTATCCAGCATGAAAATGATCATTTAGATGGACATCTTTTTATAGAAAAAATCGGCTTTAATAAACGTAAAAAATTTGATAAGGAATACAAAAAGCAAAAAAAAGAAAAAGCTTCATGA
- a CDS encoding GGDEF domain-containing protein — translation MIKIDNAPDPKKKAVEVKHILEKEKVDIYKFSENVLHELSDDNVPSTPNNYSIYFEKMLDGQPDEFRKEIGDMIVINSEISVPSGSNISIEKEIKQGFIQIKSMLQAVVLIYKNLGIMRGLVQKRMDALKNNTNILALQNVLSAFNHDLIKLNSLMDKHLDVIKVSYDEVAKMLKSIEEQSIYDTTYDVYNKKFLVATVQSEVEAVKRYGYNASFLLVRAKDRFTNRVKNLKERNNMYKAISQLLLRTSRRSDIVAHYGDGCFAMVMKYTDENGTKQAGSRILNMLSSIPWKIDGEECKLDIQVVSSMITKTRSAEELISYSLDQLILTQDDEQPIFLGE, via the coding sequence GTGATAAAGATAGATAATGCACCAGACCCTAAGAAAAAAGCGGTTGAGGTAAAACATATTCTAGAAAAAGAAAAGGTAGATATCTACAAATTTTCAGAAAATGTTTTGCATGAATTAAGCGACGATAATGTTCCATCTACGCCAAACAATTACTCTATTTATTTTGAGAAAATGCTTGATGGACAGCCTGATGAATTTAGAAAAGAGATCGGTGATATGATAGTCATAAATTCCGAGATCTCAGTACCATCAGGCAGTAATATCTCTATTGAAAAAGAGATAAAGCAAGGATTTATCCAGATAAAAAGTATGCTTCAAGCCGTGGTGCTAATCTATAAAAATTTAGGCATCATGAGAGGCCTAGTGCAAAAGCGCATGGATGCACTCAAAAATAATACAAATATCCTAGCTCTTCAAAATGTTTTAAGTGCATTTAATCATGACCTAATAAAATTAAACAGCCTTATGGATAAGCATCTTGATGTCATTAAAGTAAGCTATGACGAAGTAGCTAAAATGCTTAAATCTATTGAAGAGCAGTCGATTTATGATACGACATATGACGTTTATAATAAAAAATTTTTAGTAGCCACAGTGCAAAGTGAAGTAGAAGCCGTTAAAAGATATGGCTATAACGCATCGTTTTTACTAGTAAGAGCAAAAGACAGATTTACAAATCGTGTAAAAAATTTAAAAGAGCGAAACAATATGTATAAAGCTATATCGCAGCTTCTTTTAAGAACTTCTAGAAGAAGCGATATAGTAGCTCATTACGGTGATGGCTGTTTTGCTATGGTTATGAAATATACTGATGAAAATGGCACTAAACAAGCTGGTAGCAGAATTTTAAATATGCTTTCATCTATACCTTGGAAGATAGATGGTGAAGAGTGCAAGCTTGATATCCAAGTGGTTTCAAGCATGATAACAAAAACAAGAAGTGCTGAAGAATTAATCTCTTACTCGTTAGATCAACTAATACTAACACAAGATGATGAGCAGCCTATATTTTTAGGTGAATAA
- the clpP gene encoding ATP-dependent Clp endopeptidase proteolytic subunit ClpP: MSYYVPVVVERTSRGERSYDIYSRLLKDRIVMLSGEIEDGMAASIVAQLLFLEAEDPDKDIYLYINSPGGVITSGFSIYDTMNYIKPDVCTICIGQAASMGAFLLSCGAPGKRYALPNSRIMIHQPLGGARGQATDIEIQAREILRMKEILNGILAKNTGQKLSKIVKDTERDFFMSSAEAKEYGLVDKILEKSFK, from the coding sequence ATGAGCTATTACGTTCCTGTCGTAGTTGAAAGAACTAGTAGAGGTGAGCGAAGCTATGATATATATTCCCGTCTTTTAAAAGACAGGATCGTTATGCTAAGTGGCGAGATAGAAGACGGCATGGCTGCTTCTATCGTCGCTCAGCTGCTATTTTTAGAGGCTGAGGATCCAGATAAAGATATCTATCTATATATAAACTCACCAGGTGGCGTGATAACAAGTGGTTTTAGCATCTATGATACGATGAACTACATAAAACCAGATGTTTGCACGATCTGCATCGGCCAAGCTGCTAGTATGGGTGCATTTTTATTAAGCTGTGGCGCACCTGGTAAAAGATATGCACTACCAAATTCTCGCATCATGATACACCAACCACTTGGTGGTGCTAGAGGACAAGCGACTGATATCGAGATACAAGCTCGTGAAATTTTGCGTATGAAAGAAATTTTAAATGGAATTTTGGCCAAAAATACAGGTCAGAAGCTAAGTAAGATCGTAAAAGATACTGAACGTGATTTCTTTATGAGTTCGGCCGAAGCCAAAGAGTACGGACTTGTTGATAAAATTTTGGAGAAAAGTTTTAAATAA